In a genomic window of Argonema galeatum A003/A1:
- a CDS encoding class I SAM-dependent methyltransferase codes for MKTIKPTEPIQTRGNLDKVVIENDVLHLAGWVASVDAGPVEGFKIVCAGKELTEFVMALGLDSPDVEEMFPNLDCSEKARFHINVFLNEQQQEQVRNSLIVLTPLFEGRKGCLLLDLLEPSLPLPDSDLRGFIGANVNFTDAAIEFLGYFLQKGGLKPTENVLDIGCGAGRMAYALAYYLAPTARYEGFDIAQPLIEWARQNITARFPNFNFRQVDIYNKLYNPDGTLQATEFAFPYEDETFDFALLTSVFTHLPSEEVRHYLDEIERVLKPGGRCLCTVLLHNEESQKLMEAGKSTANLVYQIDDYFATSPDVPERFIGFQEDLLMKWICDRGFTLQGKYYGDWCRRTEFTSHQDILVFQKDCSFVSRMRMFPKKIYRMFQSRNMNEKA; via the coding sequence ATGAAGACAATCAAACCAACCGAACCAATTCAGACACGGGGAAACCTGGACAAAGTAGTCATCGAAAACGATGTTTTGCACTTAGCGGGCTGGGTAGCCTCAGTTGACGCAGGCCCTGTGGAAGGCTTCAAGATTGTCTGTGCAGGTAAAGAGTTGACCGAGTTTGTGATGGCTTTGGGCCTTGATAGCCCTGACGTGGAGGAGATGTTTCCAAACCTTGACTGCTCTGAAAAAGCTCGGTTTCATATTAATGTGTTTTTGAACGAACAACAACAAGAACAAGTTCGGAATTCCCTGATCGTTTTAACGCCGCTGTTCGAGGGTAGAAAAGGATGCCTCCTGCTCGATCTGCTAGAGCCTTCCCTACCGCTTCCAGATAGCGATTTGCGGGGCTTTATCGGCGCAAACGTCAACTTTACCGACGCTGCGATCGAATTTCTCGGCTACTTTTTGCAAAAGGGTGGCCTCAAACCGACAGAAAACGTCCTCGATATTGGCTGCGGTGCGGGCCGCATGGCTTATGCCCTAGCTTACTACTTGGCACCCACAGCCCGATATGAGGGATTTGATATCGCACAGCCGTTGATCGAATGGGCCCGACAGAACATTACTGCTCGCTTTCCCAACTTTAATTTCCGCCAAGTAGACATCTACAATAAACTTTATAACCCGGATGGAACTTTGCAAGCGACGGAATTTGCTTTTCCTTATGAGGATGAAACCTTCGACTTCGCGTTGCTGACTTCAGTCTTCACTCATTTACCATCTGAGGAGGTTCGCCATTACCTCGACGAAATTGAGCGAGTTCTCAAGCCAGGTGGTCGTTGTCTATGTACCGTCTTGCTGCACAACGAGGAGTCCCAAAAGCTGATGGAGGCAGGCAAGAGTACTGCTAACTTGGTTTACCAAATCGATGATTATTTCGCTACCAGCCCGGATGTGCCGGAAAGGTTTATTGGTTTCCAAGAAGATTTGCTGATGAAGTGGATTTGCGATCGCGGTTTCACCCTACAGGGCAAGTACTATGGCGATTGGTGTCGCCGCACCGAGTTCACCAGTCACCAAGACATACTGGTTTTCCAAAAAGATTGCTCTTTCGTTTCCCGGATGCGGATGTTCCCTAAGAAGATTTACCGGATGTTCCAAAGTCGCAACATGAATGAAAAAGCTTGA
- the corA gene encoding magnesium/cobalt transporter CorA, which yields MADKRFPASELAAPAHAKDEDESYIDFNYDKAGSMPGTLDLEDDAPPPAIVLIDYCASKATRVQVETPEACIPYLDTESVSWVDVLGLGNENIWRRMGQVFDLHPLVLEDVVNVPQRPKVDDLDSQLVIIARMVMPKEKGNGFYSEQVSFVLGKYYLLTVQEEPERDCFQPVRDRIRHDKGTIRQRGADFLAYALLDSIIDGFFPVLEIYGERIEELEDEVVTNPTRHTLEKIYQVKRDLLTLRRAIWPQRDAINNLIRDGSILISPDVRIYLRDCYDHAVQVMDIVETYRELASGLMDVYLSSVGNRMNEVMKLLTVISSIFIPLTFVAGVYGMNFDTEKSPLNMPELNWYWGYPLCWAVMIAIASGLIYFFWRRGWFDNFSTIKKD from the coding sequence ATGGCAGATAAACGTTTCCCAGCATCAGAATTAGCTGCACCAGCCCATGCCAAAGATGAAGATGAATCTTACATTGATTTCAACTACGACAAAGCAGGGAGTATGCCGGGGACTCTTGACCTTGAGGATGATGCCCCGCCACCCGCCATTGTGTTGATCGATTATTGCGCTAGCAAAGCCACCCGCGTTCAAGTGGAGACACCGGAAGCCTGCATTCCTTATTTGGATACGGAGTCGGTTTCTTGGGTTGATGTACTCGGCTTAGGAAATGAAAACATTTGGCGGCGAATGGGTCAAGTGTTTGATTTGCATCCGCTGGTTCTGGAAGATGTGGTCAATGTACCCCAGCGACCTAAAGTGGACGACTTGGATTCGCAACTGGTGATTATTGCTCGTATGGTGATGCCCAAGGAAAAAGGTAATGGTTTTTACAGCGAGCAAGTCAGTTTTGTTTTAGGGAAGTATTATCTGCTTACAGTGCAAGAGGAGCCAGAGCGCGATTGCTTCCAACCAGTGCGCGATCGCATTCGCCACGACAAAGGTACGATCCGCCAGCGTGGAGCCGATTTTCTAGCCTATGCCTTGTTAGATTCGATTATTGATGGCTTTTTCCCAGTGCTGGAAATCTATGGTGAGCGGATTGAAGAACTAGAAGATGAAGTGGTGACTAACCCGACGCGGCACACGCTAGAAAAAATCTATCAAGTCAAACGCGATTTGCTAACACTCCGCCGCGCTATTTGGCCGCAACGAGATGCCATAAATAACCTGATTCGAGATGGCAGTATTCTGATTAGTCCCGATGTGCGAATTTATCTGCGAGATTGTTACGACCACGCAGTTCAGGTGATGGATATTGTGGAAACTTATCGCGAACTTGCCTCCGGGTTAATGGATGTCTATCTATCCAGTGTCGGTAACAGGATGAATGAGGTTATGAAACTGCTGACCGTGATTTCGTCAATTTTTATTCCGCTAACCTTTGTCGCTGGTGTGTATGGGATGAACTTTGATACAGAAAAATCCCCCTTGAATATGCCAGAACTCAACTGGTACTGGGGCTATCCGCTTTGCTGGGCGGTGATGATTGCGATCGCCTCTGGTCTAATCTACTTTTTCTGGCGTCGGGGCTGGTTCGATAATTTTTCTACAATCAAGAAAGATTAA
- a CDS encoding DUF29 domain-containing protein: protein MTVSQSETQTSKLYDRDFCLWAQKTAKLLREGKFSELDMENLIEEVEDMSKRYKDALKSNLRILLMHLLKYKYQPTKRSQSWLNTIEEHRIRIEDSFEDSPSLKPYFLEVFDSCYQKARKQAAKETNWPIDTFPSESSFTPEQCLDEDFLPEL from the coding sequence ATGACAGTATCTCAGTCAGAAACTCAAACTTCCAAATTGTACGATCGCGACTTCTGCTTGTGGGCCCAAAAAACAGCAAAGCTTCTCAGAGAAGGCAAATTTTCCGAACTGGATATGGAAAACCTCATCGAAGAAGTGGAAGACATGAGCAAAAGATATAAAGATGCGCTGAAAAGCAATCTCCGAATTCTCTTGATGCACTTACTCAAGTACAAATACCAGCCGACAAAACGTTCTCAAAGTTGGCTAAACACAATCGAGGAACATCGCATCCGCATAGAAGATTCCTTTGAGGATAGTCCCAGCTTAAAGCCCTATTTTCTAGAAGTTTTTGACAGCTGCTATCAAAAAGCCCGCAAACAAGCTGCCAAAGAAACCAATTGGCCGATCGATACATTTCCCAGCGAGTCGTCTTTCACGCCTGAACAATGTCTTGATGAAGATTTTTTACCTGAGTTGTAA
- the trxA gene encoding thioredoxin: protein MATKQQFNSFDELLSGSDVPVLVDFYATWCGPCQMMAPILEQVNAQMQGRLKVVKIDTDKYSQLASQYSIHALPTLVLFKNGVQVDRIEGVQSAPQLIQHLQPFI from the coding sequence ATGGCTACTAAACAACAGTTCAACAGCTTTGATGAGTTGTTATCTGGCTCAGACGTGCCAGTGTTGGTAGATTTTTACGCTACCTGGTGCGGCCCCTGCCAGATGATGGCTCCCATTCTAGAGCAGGTGAATGCCCAAATGCAAGGCCGCTTAAAGGTTGTAAAAATTGACACTGATAAATATTCTCAGTTAGCTTCTCAGTATAGCATTCACGCTCTGCCGACGCTGGTACTCTTTAAGAATGGTGTGCAGGTCGATCGAATTGAGGGTGTGCAGTCAGCGCCACAGTTGATTCAGCACTTACAGCCTTTTATTTAA
- a CDS encoding class I SAM-dependent methyltransferase, which yields MEAPIIIFDLVGEDVTKTITPTKLVQMRGNIDKAVIEDNVLQLIGWAASVNAGPVESLRVSYSGKEFTDFEMAFGIKSPDVKEIFPNLECAQKSRFRIRIPLNQEEQQQIRDSLIVVTPLFKEGEGGSILYLLEPSLPLPSEDDSELMIWIGSNALATFSRTAIEFLGYFLEMAALKPTDSVLDVGCGMGRIAYTLAYYLAPTTRYEGFDIMEPLIQWAQNNIAPRFPNFNFRRVDIYNKLYNHNGTLPATEFVFPYEDESFDFVFLGSVFTHIPACEVRHYLEEIYRVLKPGGRCLCTVFLHNEESAKLIAAGKSSANLVHEIDDYFATSLDMPEMFTGFKEDLLLGWIGSSGFTVKGKYYGLWCGRTEFISYQDILILHKD from the coding sequence TTGGAAGCCCCCATTATAATCTTCGATTTAGTGGGGGAGGATGTCACGAAGACAATCACACCAACTAAACTGGTTCAAATGCGCGGGAACATCGACAAAGCGGTCATCGAAGACAATGTGTTGCAGTTAATAGGCTGGGCAGCTTCAGTTAATGCAGGCCCTGTGGAAAGCTTAAGGGTTTCATATTCAGGTAAAGAATTCACTGACTTTGAAATGGCTTTTGGCATCAAGAGTCCTGATGTCAAGGAAATATTCCCAAATCTAGAATGCGCGCAGAAGTCGCGGTTCCGCATTCGCATACCTCTCAATCAAGAAGAACAACAACAAATTCGGGATTCCCTCATTGTTGTGACTCCCTTGTTCAAAGAAGGAGAGGGAGGAAGCATACTCTACCTGCTAGAACCTTCCTTACCGCTTCCCAGCGAGGATGACAGCGAATTGATGATCTGGATAGGGTCAAATGCTCTAGCCACCTTCAGCCGCACAGCCATTGAGTTTCTCGGCTACTTTTTGGAAATGGCCGCTCTCAAACCGACTGACTCGGTACTTGATGTTGGCTGCGGTATGGGCCGCATAGCCTACACCCTAGCCTACTACTTGGCACCCACAACCCGATACGAGGGGTTTGATATTATGGAGCCACTAATTCAATGGGCTCAGAATAATATCGCTCCTCGCTTTCCCAACTTCAACTTCCGTCGAGTAGACATTTATAACAAGCTTTATAACCACAATGGAACTTTGCCAGCGACGGAGTTTGTTTTCCCTTACGAGGACGAAAGTTTTGATTTTGTTTTTCTGGGTTCTGTATTTACTCACATCCCGGCTTGCGAGGTTCGCCATTATCTAGAAGAAATCTACCGGGTTCTCAAACCGGGCGGTCGTTGCCTATGTACCGTCTTCTTGCACAACGAGGAGTCGGCAAAACTGATTGCGGCAGGCAAAAGTTCTGCTAATCTGGTTCACGAGATCGATGATTATTTTGCCACCAGCTTGGATATGCCGGAGATGTTCACAGGGTTTAAAGAAGACTTACTGCTGGGGTGGATTGGCTCGAGCGGTTTCACAGTGAAAGGCAAGTATTACGGCTTGTGGTGTGGCCGCACTGAGTTCATCAGCTACCAGGATATTCTGATTCTGCACAAAGATTGA
- a CDS encoding aspartyl protease, translating into MIEGKFGDDEELFFEIELIAADGLELPVDAMLDTGFSDWLAIDKQDLEGLDWPYVGERNMRIAKGEANFDIYVGKVRIDGEEFDIPVHVGDGVPEVLIGRQWLKSRRLVVDMQSGVLNLGGS; encoded by the coding sequence ATGATTGAAGGCAAATTTGGGGATGATGAGGAGTTATTTTTTGAAATAGAGTTGATTGCTGCTGATGGATTGGAATTACCAGTTGATGCCATGTTAGATACAGGATTTTCAGACTGGTTAGCAATCGATAAGCAGGATTTAGAGGGGCTTGATTGGCCCTATGTAGGAGAGCGAAATATGCGAATAGCAAAGGGAGAGGCAAATTTTGATATTTATGTAGGAAAAGTACGAATAGATGGAGAAGAATTCGATATTCCCGTTCATGTTGGGGATGGAGTTCCAGAAGTTTTAATTGGTCGTCAGTGGTTGAAAAGTCGGCGGTTAGTGGTGGATATGCAGTCAGGAGTGTTGAATTTGGGAGGAAGTTGA
- the rnc gene encoding ribonuclease III, which translates to MNLTYPRRQKQLQSLLQKLGLPEKVPVQWHLLDLALTHPTFSAEANYEQLEFVGDAVVRLAAAEFLWETYPDCSVGEFSGIRAELVSDRILAQIADSYGLEAYLLLDRSAAGDIAGRETRLADALEAVLGALYLSTHTLELVLPWLDTHFKQLATEIRSDPARHNYKAALQELTQSYYKVLPEYEVKEMKPIRGNPQMFTAVVKVLGQTWGTGEGGSKKAAEQAAAKVAFEQSKIQMSNE; encoded by the coding sequence ATGAATCTCACCTACCCCCGCCGTCAAAAGCAACTCCAAAGCTTGCTGCAAAAGCTTGGACTACCTGAAAAAGTACCAGTTCAGTGGCACCTACTGGACTTGGCGCTAACTCATCCGACTTTTTCGGCAGAGGCTAACTACGAACAGCTAGAGTTTGTGGGAGATGCCGTGGTGCGGCTGGCGGCAGCGGAATTTTTATGGGAAACTTATCCCGACTGTAGTGTAGGTGAGTTTTCGGGGATTCGGGCGGAATTGGTGAGCGATCGCATCCTGGCACAAATAGCCGATAGTTATGGATTAGAGGCATACCTACTGCTCGATCGGAGTGCGGCGGGAGACATTGCCGGACGGGAAACTAGGCTGGCAGACGCTTTAGAAGCTGTGTTGGGCGCTCTCTACCTAAGTACCCACACTTTGGAATTAGTGCTACCTTGGTTAGATACCCACTTTAAACAATTAGCCACAGAAATTCGCAGCGACCCAGCCCGTCATAATTATAAAGCAGCCCTCCAGGAACTTACCCAGAGCTACTACAAGGTTTTACCCGAATATGAAGTTAAGGAAATGAAGCCAATTCGAGGTAATCCCCAAATGTTCACCGCAGTTGTCAAAGTACTGGGACAAACCTGGGGAACGGGAGAAGGAGGATCGAAAAAAGCTGCCGAACAAGCTGCTGCAAAAGTTGCTTTTGAGCAATCAAAAATTCAAATGTCAAATGAATAA
- a CDS encoding helix-turn-helix domain-containing protein, with product MANTYSQDLRIRALDLILSGVSISQVSYLLLISRTTLYRWRQQFETTGSIAPQPRIPPPQPAKIRDWQKFKEFVDSHGELTQKELAQLWGDVSHDTISRGLKKLGYTRKKKLMPIKSAVKKLGLNSFKK from the coding sequence ATGGCGAACACCTATAGTCAGGATTTACGAATCCGCGCTCTTGACCTAATCTTGAGTGGAGTATCAATTAGTCAAGTGAGTTATCTGCTCCTGATTAGCCGGACAACACTTTATCGGTGGCGACAGCAGTTTGAAACCACAGGCTCAATCGCTCCTCAACCCCGTATTCCACCACCTCAACCAGCTAAAATTAGAGATTGGCAGAAGTTCAAAGAATTTGTAGATAGTCACGGTGAGCTAACCCAAAAAGAACTGGCTCAACTCTGGGGAGATGTTAGTCATGATACAATTAGTCGAGGATTAAAGAAATTAGGTTACACTCGAAAAAAAAAACTTATGCCTATCAAGAGCGCTGTGAAGAAGCTCGGTCTGAATTCCTTCAAAAAATAG
- the groL gene encoding chaperonin GroEL (60 kDa chaperone family; promotes refolding of misfolded polypeptides especially under stressful conditions; forms two stacked rings of heptamers to form a barrel-shaped 14mer; ends can be capped by GroES; misfolded proteins enter the barrel where they are refolded when GroES binds), with protein MAKIVAFNEESRRALERGVNALADAVRITLGPKGRNVVLERKFGAPEIVNDGITIAKEIELEDPLENTGAQLIREVASKTKDVAGDGTTTATVLAQAMIREGLKNVAAGANPVALRHGIEKTVVALVKEIEAVAKPVEGAAIAQVATVSAGNDEEVGAMIAEAMEKVTKDGVITVEESKSLTTELEVVEGMQLDRGYISAYFVTNNERMTVEYEDVRILLTDKKISVIQDLIPVLEKVARLGKPLLVIAEDVDGEALATLVVNKARGVLNAVAIKAPGFGDRRKAMLQDIAVLTGGQMISEEVGLSLDGVTLDMLGVARKITIDKETTIIVAGGETTADVQKRIGQIRNQLAETDSDYDKEKLQERIAKLAGGIAVIKVGAATETELKNRKLRIEDALNATKAAVEEGIVPGGGTTLIHLTKKIDEIKNSLDAEEKIGAEIIRKALEAPLRQIADNAGVEGSVIVENVRNTEFNIGYNALIDKFEDMIAAGIIDPAKVVRSALQNAASIASMVLTTEALVVEKPEKKPAGGAPDMGGMGGMGGMGGMGGMGGMGGMGGMGMM; from the coding sequence ATGGCAAAAATCGTTGCATTTAATGAAGAGTCTCGGCGGGCGTTAGAACGGGGCGTCAACGCCCTGGCCGACGCCGTTCGGATTACCTTGGGGCCAAAAGGTCGCAATGTGGTACTGGAAAGGAAATTTGGCGCACCGGAAATTGTCAACGACGGGATTACGATCGCCAAAGAAATTGAATTAGAAGACCCCTTAGAAAACACGGGTGCCCAGCTAATTCGGGAAGTCGCCTCCAAAACCAAAGATGTCGCCGGTGATGGCACCACAACCGCCACAGTCCTAGCCCAAGCGATGATTCGCGAAGGCTTGAAGAACGTAGCAGCTGGTGCAAATCCAGTTGCCTTGCGACATGGCATCGAAAAAACTGTTGTCGCCTTGGTGAAGGAAATCGAAGCAGTCGCTAAGCCAGTAGAAGGTGCAGCGATCGCGCAAGTAGCCACCGTCTCTGCCGGTAACGACGAGGAAGTCGGGGCGATGATCGCCGAAGCGATGGAGAAAGTTACCAAAGACGGCGTTATTACCGTTGAAGAATCTAAGTCCCTGACAACCGAACTGGAAGTAGTCGAGGGAATGCAGCTCGATCGCGGCTATATTTCCGCCTACTTCGTCACCAACAACGAACGGATGACGGTGGAATATGAAGATGTTCGCATCCTCCTCACCGACAAGAAGATTAGTGTCATCCAAGATTTGATTCCCGTCTTGGAGAAAGTTGCCCGTTTGGGTAAACCCTTACTGGTGATAGCCGAAGATGTTGATGGAGAAGCCTTAGCAACCTTGGTGGTGAACAAAGCCAGAGGTGTGTTGAATGCCGTCGCGATCAAAGCACCTGGATTTGGCGATCGCCGCAAAGCTATGCTCCAAGATATCGCCGTCCTCACCGGAGGTCAAATGATTTCCGAAGAAGTCGGACTCAGCTTGGATGGCGTCACCCTCGATATGCTGGGAGTTGCCCGCAAAATCACGATCGATAAAGAAACCACCATCATCGTCGCTGGTGGCGAAACCACCGCAGACGTGCAAAAGCGAATCGGCCAAATTCGCAACCAACTGGCAGAAACCGACTCAGATTACGACAAAGAAAAACTGCAAGAACGGATTGCCAAACTTGCGGGTGGAATTGCGGTGATTAAAGTTGGTGCAGCCACCGAAACCGAACTGAAAAACCGTAAGCTGCGGATCGAAGACGCCCTCAACGCCACTAAAGCGGCTGTGGAAGAAGGCATCGTACCCGGTGGCGGCACTACGCTAATTCATTTGACCAAAAAGATCGACGAGATTAAAAACAGCTTGGATGCCGAAGAAAAGATCGGTGCTGAGATTATCCGCAAGGCACTGGAAGCACCATTGCGCCAAATTGCCGATAACGCAGGCGTCGAAGGTTCTGTGATTGTCGAGAACGTGCGAAACACCGAATTCAACATCGGTTATAACGCCCTCATCGATAAATTTGAAGACATGATTGCGGCTGGAATTATTGACCCAGCAAAAGTCGTGCGATCGGCCCTGCAAAACGCCGCTTCCATTGCCAGTATGGTGTTAACTACCGAAGCTTTGGTTGTCGAAAAGCCTGAGAAGAAACCCGCTGGCGGTGCCCCTGATATGGGCGGTATGGGCGGCATGGGCGGCATGGGCGGTATGGGCGGCATGGGCGGCATGGGCGGCATGGGCGGCATGGGTATGATGTAA
- a CDS encoding transposase, whose translation MTLVPNSIVIRKADRWYAIINIQCHVSIPNPMRHGHPIGVDVGLEKFLATSDGVIVKPPKFFKNLQSRLKVLQRRLSRKRKRSKKYEKARIKVARLHHTIDNTRKDFHFKQAHALCDASDMVFMEDLDYRIMAKGMLGKHTLDAAFAQFRAITKYVCWKRGKFFAEVNARGTSQECPECGAEVRKDLSARVHNCPNCGYITDRDVASGQVIRNRGIALISTVGQTGIESACAVGLPGTEETQSRSEAKPRKGKTRKTRK comes from the coding sequence TTGACTTTAGTACCAAATAGCATAGTAATAAGGAAAGCTGACCGATGGTACGCCATAATCAACATCCAGTGCCATGTCAGCATTCCCAACCCAATGCGTCATGGTCATCCCATTGGGGTTGATGTCGGGTTGGAGAAGTTTTTGGCAACCAGTGACGGTGTTATCGTCAAACCGCCGAAGTTTTTTAAGAATCTGCAAAGTAGGCTGAAAGTGCTGCAACGCAGACTCTCTAGGAAACGAAAACGGTCTAAGAAATACGAGAAAGCCCGAATCAAAGTTGCAAGACTTCACCACACAATTGACAACACTCGCAAGGACTTTCATTTTAAGCAAGCCCATGCCCTTTGTGACGCTAGTGATATGGTCTTCATGGAAGACCTGGATTACCGAATAATGGCTAAAGGGATGCTGGGAAAACATACGCTGGATGCAGCGTTTGCACAGTTCCGAGCTATCACCAAGTATGTGTGCTGGAAGCGCGGTAAATTCTTTGCAGAAGTTAATGCTAGAGGAACTTCCCAAGAATGTCCTGAGTGTGGTGCAGAAGTTAGGAAAGACCTGAGTGCTAGAGTACATAATTGTCCGAATTGTGGGTATATAACGGATAGAGATGTAGCATCTGGTCAAGTCATTAGAAATCGGGGCATTGCCCTAATTAGTACCGTTGGGCAAACGGGAATCGAAAGTGCCTGTGCAGTCGGTCTGCCGGGGACTGAGGAAACTCAGTCTAGGTCAGAGGCGAAACCCCGCAAGGGAAAAACCAGGAAAACCAGGAAGTGA
- a CDS encoding IS701 family transposase, with the protein MKETTPTAMPPCFDKWCHRFDDVFTHIAQKTGFRHYLGGLLGESERKNLTQMSKDAVGVTYHRLHHFLTAATWDAERLNERRLQVMQQCSQTKIRRGFTLIIDDSGHRKSGKSTAGVGRQYIGEIGKTENGVVLVTTHLYDGVKSLPLDVSLYQHASSLPQGKQSPEFIKKPELALKLVDKCLARGERPGIVLIDAGYGNNSNFLKQLEAKELRYIGGLAKNRKVLVPGTNSQEAKKIRLDELAESLEQEAFTAIELKVEKLRTVWVATLEVELSTMSGSKKVAIVMNAPTFAFATEVDYLLTNVTTEKATSEWIVTTYSQRNWVEVFYREAKGWLGLKEYQVRGDRSLYRHWILVFCAYSFIVWHQLTGGLRRRWANQPLETFNDALSAFKTAISYRFVRWLQENMDVFAAYKASLGFIWA; encoded by the coding sequence ATGAAGGAAACAACCCCCACCGCCATGCCCCCATGCTTCGACAAATGGTGTCATCGTTTCGACGATGTGTTCACCCACATTGCCCAAAAAACCGGGTTTAGGCACTATTTAGGAGGATTATTGGGAGAAAGTGAGCGAAAAAACCTCACCCAGATGTCAAAAGATGCCGTAGGAGTCACTTATCACCGATTACATCATTTTTTGACCGCCGCGACTTGGGATGCCGAACGTCTCAATGAGCGAAGGTTGCAAGTAATGCAGCAATGCAGTCAGACCAAAATTAGAAGGGGGTTTACCTTAATCATCGATGACTCAGGTCATAGAAAAAGTGGAAAATCAACCGCAGGAGTAGGCAGACAATATATTGGAGAAATCGGCAAAACGGAGAACGGAGTAGTCTTAGTAACAACCCATTTATATGATGGAGTAAAAAGTTTACCATTAGACGTATCGTTATACCAACACGCTAGTTCATTACCCCAAGGAAAACAATCTCCAGAATTCATTAAAAAACCAGAGCTAGCCTTAAAGTTAGTTGACAAATGCTTAGCTAGAGGAGAGCGACCTGGAATAGTATTAATTGATGCTGGCTATGGTAATAATAGTAATTTTTTGAAACAGCTAGAGGCCAAAGAATTAAGATATATAGGAGGATTAGCCAAAAATAGAAAAGTATTAGTTCCTGGAACTAATTCCCAAGAAGCAAAAAAAATTAGACTAGATGAACTAGCAGAAAGCTTAGAGCAAGAGGCTTTCACCGCGATTGAACTAAAAGTAGAAAAGCTAAGAACCGTGTGGGTAGCAACCCTAGAAGTAGAATTATCAACAATGTCCGGGTCAAAAAAAGTAGCTATCGTGATGAATGCTCCGACTTTTGCATTCGCGACAGAAGTTGATTATTTGCTCACTAATGTTACCACCGAAAAAGCCACAAGTGAATGGATAGTAACCACTTACTCCCAACGTAATTGGGTAGAGGTATTCTATCGGGAAGCGAAGGGTTGGTTAGGATTAAAAGAGTATCAAGTAAGAGGAGATAGAAGCCTTTATCGGCATTGGATATTAGTATTTTGTGCCTACAGTTTTATTGTTTGGCATCAATTAACTGGGGGGCTGAGACGACGATGGGCAAACCAACCATTAGAGACATTTAATGATGCCTTATCAGCTTTTAAAACAGCTATATCTTATAGATTTGTGCGCTGGCTGCAAGAAAACATGGACGTATTTGCCGCTTATAAAGCCAGTTTGGGCTTTATTTGGGCTTAA
- the fabG gene encoding 3-oxoacyl-[acyl-carrier-protein] reductase, with the protein MEALPENDRRLRGQVAIVTGASRGIGRAVAVALAAEGANLVVNYASSSTAAEEVVAEITAGGGNAIALQADVSKADRVDTLINAAMDKWGRVDILVNNAGITRDTLLLRMKPEDWQAVIDLNLTGVFLCTRAASKIMLKQRSGRIINISSVAGQMGNPGQANYSAAKAGVIGFTKTVAKELASRGITVNSVAPGFIVTDMTGNLKSEEILKYIPLGRYGQPEEVAGMVRFLAADPAAAYITGQVFNVDGGMVMA; encoded by the coding sequence ATGGAAGCATTGCCAGAAAATGATCGGCGGTTGCGGGGACAAGTTGCTATTGTTACAGGTGCTTCGCGGGGAATCGGTCGCGCCGTCGCCGTCGCCTTGGCCGCTGAGGGAGCGAATCTTGTTGTAAACTATGCCAGTTCCAGTACCGCTGCTGAAGAGGTGGTAGCGGAAATCACAGCGGGAGGAGGTAATGCGATCGCACTCCAAGCCGACGTTTCCAAAGCCGATCGAGTAGACACCCTCATCAACGCCGCAATGGACAAATGGGGTCGCGTCGATATTCTCGTCAACAACGCTGGTATTACCCGCGACACATTGCTACTGCGGATGAAACCAGAAGATTGGCAAGCCGTAATCGATCTCAACCTCACAGGCGTCTTTCTCTGTACCCGCGCCGCCAGTAAAATAATGCTCAAACAACGCAGCGGTCGAATTATCAACATTTCCTCAGTTGCGGGTCAAATGGGCAACCCCGGTCAAGCTAACTACAGCGCCGCCAAAGCTGGCGTCATCGGCTTTACCAAAACCGTCGCCAAGGAACTTGCTTCTCGCGGCATCACAGTAAATTCTGTTGCCCCTGGATTTATTGTCACAGATATGACCGGCAATCTCAAATCAGAGGAAATCTTGAAATACATTCCTCTAGGTCGCTACGGTCAACCAGAAGAAGTCGCCGGGATGGTTCGCTTTCTCGCCGCTGACCCAGCTGCCGCATACATCACCGGACAAGTGTTTAACGTCGATGGTGGCATGGTTATGGCCTAG
- a CDS encoding DUF29 domain-containing protein, whose product MTLTYSNSNIYELYDRDFYLWIEETARLAGLKQKISAKHGKMVSS is encoded by the coding sequence ATGACATTAACTTATAGCAATAGTAACATTTATGAATTATACGATCGCGACTTTTACCTGTGGATTGAAGAAACTGCAAGGTTAGCGGGACTTAAACAAAAAATCAGTGCTAAGCATGGTAAAATGGTTAGTAGCTAG